One part of the Glycine soja cultivar W05 chromosome 11, ASM419377v2, whole genome shotgun sequence genome encodes these proteins:
- the LOC114376751 gene encoding blue copper protein-like, which yields MARNLLLVLFAVATLLHGSAAQTRHMVGDATGWIIPAGGAATYTAWASNKTFTVNDTLVFNFATGQHNVAKVTKSAFDACNGGSAVFTLTSGPATVTLNETGEQYYICSVGSHCSAGQKLAINVNRASSTGPSPAPQPRGSGSPPRASPVPTQAPQASSPTPPPRSAPAPAFGPSSEPATFIVGETAGWIVPGNASFYTAWASGKNFRVGDVLVFNYASNTHNVEEVTKANFDACSSASPIATFTTPPARVTLNKSGQHFFICGIPGHCLGGQKLAINVTGSSTATPPSAAAPPTTPSSPSPAGAVTPPPQNSGAASLGVVGVFATLLSVAATFFY from the exons ATGGCAAGGAACTTGCTTCTTGTGCTTTTTGCAGTAGCCACCCTCCTCCATGGCTCAGCAGCCCAAACCAGACACATGGTCGGTGATGCCACGGGCTGGATCATCCCTGCTGGCGGCGCTGCCACCTACACCGCCTGGGCTTCCAACAAAACCTTCACCGTAAACGACACTCTCG tgTTCAACTTCGCCACCGGCCAACACAACGTGGCCAAGGTAACGAAATCGGCTTTCGACGCGTGCAACGGCGGGAGCGCCGTTTTCACCTTGACCTCCGGTCCAGCGACCGTGACCCTGAACGAAACAGGGGAGCAATACTACATTTGCTCCGTTGGATCACACTGTTCCGCTGGCCAGAAACTGGCAATTAACGTTAACAGAGCTTCTTCTACCGGTCCTTCCCCTGCACCTCAACCCAGAGGAAGTGGTTCTCCACCAAGGGCTAGCCCTGTCCCCACACAAGCACCACAAGCCAGTAGCCCCACTCCTCCACCAAGGTCTGCACCAGCACCTGCTTTTGGTCCATCCTCTGAACCAGCTACTTTCATTGTTGGAGAAACCGCTGGCTGGATTGTTCCTGGCAACGCTTCCTTTTACACAGCTTGGGCCTCTGGCAAAAACTTCAGGGTTGGAGACGTCCTTG TGTTCAACTACGCATCAAATACACACAACGTAGAGGAGGTTACAAAGGCCAACTTCGATGCTTGCAGCTCAGCCTCTCCTATTGCCACTTTCACCACTCCACCTGCGAGAGTGACCCTCAACAAATCTGGTCAACATTTCTTCATCTGTGGAATTCCAGGGCACTGTTTGGGAGGTCAAAAGCTTGCCATCAACGTCACCGGCAGCAGCACCGCCACCCCACCTTCCGCCGCGGCCCCCCCCACCACTCCTTCTAGCCCTTCTCCAGCCGGTGCTGTCACTCCTCCCCCACAGAACTCTGGTGCTGCATCTCTTGGAGTTGTTGGAGTATTTGCCACCCTGCTTTCAGTTGCCGCCACTTTTTTCTATTAG